Proteins from one Cryptomeria japonica chromosome 4, Sugi_1.0, whole genome shotgun sequence genomic window:
- the LOC131069028 gene encoding serine/threonine-protein kinase STY13-like produces the protein MEKDSELKTGQGFGNRVNSGESCKKKEGFFRADQIDLKNLDAQLEKHLRRAWTMEKKSKRAKEEWEIDLKKLLLKGKIAQGTFGTIYRGVFDGHDVAVKVLDWGDEESRRAAEMSVFLQEVGVWHKLDHPNITKFIGASMDSSSTDLMLCSNDTETTFRAPSNHNVCCVVLEYLAGGTLKNYLIKNRIKKLAFNVVIKLALDISRGLRYLHSQKIVHRDVKAENMLLDRSGSVKIANFGVARVEAENLRDMTGTTGTLGYMAPEVLDGKPYNRKCDVYSFGICLWEIYSCEMAYAHLSFSEFTAAVVTRNVRPKIPRSCPTSLATVIKKCWDENPEKRPEMDEVVELLENIADTCKGKGMVPMSIDQFHGCFCNLFSHHGR, from the coding sequence ATGGAGAAAGATTCTGAATTGAAGACAGGGCAGGGGTTTGGAAATCGGGTGAATAGTGGTGAGAGCTGCAAGAAAAAGGAAGGATTTTTCAGGGCAGACCAGATTGATCTGAAGAATCTGGATGCCCAGCTGGAGAAACACTTGAGAAGGGCATGGACTATGGAAAAAAAATCTAAAAGAGCAAAGGAGGAATGGGAAATTGACCTCAAGAAACTACTTCTAAAGGGTAAAATAGCCCAAGGAACTTTTGGAACTATATACAGAGGAGTTTTTGATGGGCATGATGTTGCAGTGAAAGTTCTTGACTGGGGAGATGAGGAAAGCAGAAGAGCAGCTGAGATGTCTGTATTTCTACAAGAAGTGGGTGTATGGCATAAGCTAGACCACCCAAATATAACAAAGTTTATAGGTGCCTCAATGGATTCTTCAAGTACAGACCTTATGCTCTGTTCTAATGACACTGAAACTACTTTCAGGGCTCCATCCAATCACAATGTTTGTTGTGTTGTTCTGGAGTATCTTGCTGGAGGAACACTGAAGAACTACCTTATAAAGAACAGGATCAAAAAGCTTGCTTTTAATGTTGTGATCAAGTTAGCATTGGACATTTCAAGAGGGTTAAGGTATCTCCATTCACAGAAGATAGTTCACAGGGATGTCAAAGCAGAAAACATGCTGCTGGACAGAAGTGGGAGTGTGAAGATAGCAAACTTTGGTGTAGCGCGTGTTGAGGCAGAAAATCTGAGGGACATGACTGGTACAACAGGAACACTTGGTTACATGGCACCAGAGGTCTTGGATGGGAAGCCATACAATAGGAAATGTGATGTTTACAGCTTTGGGATCTGTCTATGGGAGATCTACAGCTGTGAAATGGCTTATGCTCATCTCAGTTTTTCAGAGTTTACAGCTGCAGTTGTCACAAGGAATGTGAGGCCAAAAATTCCAAGGAGTTGTCCCACCTCTCTAGCAACTGTTATCAAGAAATGCTGGGATGAAAATCCTGAAAAGAGGCCAGAGATGGATGAGGTAGTTGAATTGTTAGAGAATATAGCTGATACATGTAAGGGTAAAGGAATGGTTCCTATGAGTATAGATCAATTTCATGGATGTTTCTGCAATTTATTTAGCCACCATGGTCGTTAA